The Clavelina lepadiformis chromosome 3, kaClaLepa1.1, whole genome shotgun sequence region ATTCCCATTTCCTGAGAATCAATTGAGTGAGGTCATGTTTGCACTAAAGGCATTGGATGCTTTATTACAGACTTTTAAGAAAATACACAAAACCATTGATGATTCTCTATGGCGACATGTTATTGACATTTACCCTGTACTAGTAGAATGTATTCCTACAAGTTCACCTGAAGTTCGTAAGAGTGTTGCTCAAATAATGAGCCATTTCCAGGCGTTTATTTCTGTGAAGCCTTTACAaagctaaatattttatttgctgtCTTTTATTCGGTTATATTTTTTCTAAGAACTTAAAGGTTTCAATCTGTGATTTTCATATGGTTTATTTCAGTTATGTCGCAAGTTTTGTGTCAGAATATATTCTAATCAAATTACTTTACTGAGATGCCATTTTAGGCATTGTTTGCAACATGTGCTATATGACATATTTTTGTAGCAAATGTGCAATCAATATATATTGTGTGTACGTTCCGTTTCAAGTGTATATTACTGATTCCTCAGACACTTGGGGACATGCAAATAGGCAGATGTATGACTTTTCCTGCCAATTTTTGACATAAATGGATACGAGAGCAATGTGTAACCGGTTAACTTGGTGTTCAGTGTCATTTGTAAATGCACGTATTCATAATTTGTTTCAGTATATATACCCGTGATAGCAAATATAGCCACATTGTATTTAGGTTGGTGTTTCTTGGGTTCATTTAAGGTCCTTTCCTTTTAAAGAGTATTTTGTACGCATTTTTTCTTCCTATTTCTGTTATatatttgctttctttgtaAGCTTGCGATTTGCCATGACCTAAGTGTGGAGGATACCTGGTGGAGCATACATCAGTACACTTCGGCAGAAATACCTTGAAACCTTAGTAAACCCAGATTAAATGGCAGCCCCAGTAAAACATATTATGCATGTATGCAATTGATTACATATGGGCCTTATTTAATGCATACTACCTATCCTGTTTTACACTTATGTAGCTAACACACGTTATTACTGGTCATGAAACGGGACAGTTCTTTGTGAAgatgtttgtattttgtattatatttACATATGTTCATTTGCTAAGCGATTATAATGCACGCATAGCTTTATTTTCATCAATGTAAAACGGACGATgcagaaaaaatattgaagtGTGACACTTAGTTTAACTACCTGTTGCATGGTGCctagttaaaaaaaaattgcaatttatgataaatacATTCATGCCATCTTGAACTCTGCACAAGTAGTATTGATAGTTCATTGGCACAGGCAGGTCAATGAAAACGCATATCCAGGCGTAAAAAAATAAGGCAATGATCAACAACAGGACATTAATCATCTACTGTTTGTTATTCAATGCATAAAGTTGCAGAACCGCAAGAAATGATATTATTTTTCCAGTGGGGCATAGTTAAGCAGTTTCTCAATCAAATCAACGTGAGCGAGTAACATTCTGCGGCAGCAATATCTCTTTAATCCAAGTGCATCCAATGCGTCcctaaaacatttaaatgaaTATGTCACACTTCTACAGagtatatatatgtacatgatgtattaatatttcaaaataactgTTGAAATAGGATACCAGCTATTAATCCTCTCGTAACATAATTAGtattgtaatttgtaacaATAAATGCTATGTCGATAACATACATAGCAAACACTGGAAAGCTAGGTATTAAGGAAAAGTGGGTGTAAAAGACATTTCCCAATCAATTCATGTTATCTTGTCTGtcgtaaatattttcataagcATAGTTGCAATTTCAATACATGTACAAAcatattaaaaaattcaataatTTATTGCCTACCCTTCAGTGTATTCTGCTTGCAGCAATCCCAAATAGGCGTCCCATTTGTTACCAACAACTTTACCACAGGTAAAGCATCGAACAGGAATAATCATCCTTTTTAAAACACCAAACTTTTTGGAGGCAGTACTGCAAGTAAATATCTAAaggcaaatgaaaaaaactcaTGACAACAATTTGTAGAATTAGTGAAACTGAATTTTCCATTCTAAATTCTGCATTTTCTCAACTGACATTTTCTAAAGCTGAAATACATGGTTCTCCCATGAGCACGTAGTGGTTGATTACGTCAATTTAACCCCAAGTGTAGGACATTTTGTCTGACTGCTATAACGGTGGAATTGAACGGGGCTGAATTGGCTAAAGCCATAATTTCCATGCAAAAGAAGTAAAAGAATTTCAAAACCTTTTAATtctaaattatattttaagcTTTGTAACAACATTACACTAAGTGTGGAAAGCACTAACgtttgaaaagtaaaaactttAGGAATAGTTATTTGCAATTAGGCTATGCGAAGAATTCCAGTACTTTAATTTGTGCACTAGACTGCAAAGTGTAGCCTGGGCGGGTAAcacctcattgcaaaaactttagCAACAAATTCTATCGATGCAGAATCTGTATGTTTAGAGAAAATTTTGATGTGTTGCACAACTAATTTGCTATGCAGGTAATGCACCTAAAGCTATGACACTATTAAAGCATATGGCTGTACGTTAGTAACCTTTCCATCCATGATGCAGGTTAGGCTACCCAATTCAGTATTTTGAAACTGACAGATGGGCGAAAAATATGAGTCGCTAAAGTACACcagctttatttttattctcgGACAGAAAATTCTGTGCATAATTTAAAATCGACAATGATTTTGCACCGCTCGAGTACCGGTTGTGTTGTCGAGCTTGTCTTCGTGCAAGTTCCAAGGATAGGCCACTCAACAGTAAGTATTGTAATTAggttaaataaaacttaattcaAACCGGCTAAAGTAGGTAGTCCCACCTTACTGTCTGACTGTccaaatttacaaaacattatACATTACTTCGCTGTAGTTCATGCTGGACCATCTGGTTTGGATCCTTTCATAGTTTGATGGACACGCAAGGCGCCTGTTGCTTTTGGTTCATTTTTGTGGTTGTTAGATTTCTATGGTTACACAACTAAGAGAAACTAAGATGTCTATTGCTTTGGTGGGGTAATAAATTTTCTGTCGGAATTTGGTGGTCTCAGTCAGACCGAAGAATAGAGTATATAGGCGTATTATGAACATAATATAAACACGcgtttatattatatttatcaaAGTCTTTATATTAAACTCAAGTTAAATTACGACATAGACGATGACGACCTTATAAATGAAGGTCAATTCTATGAAGTTACAATCACTTGTTTATAAAATATCATCAGACACAATTTTTGATGTCATAACAACAACGTTTTAATTGAATGAAATAGAAATTGAGAAGACTACATTATAAAAATGGTTAATTTTGTGGTTATTGGTATTACTAGGTTTGTGATTGAAAGAGGAGTTTGTAAAACTTGGAAGTTAAAAAGTGGttagacctaacgaaatttactgttatattttacaaagttttcaaGAATGGCTTTAATCTCAAATATGCTACCCATctttttgtgaagttttcaGATGATAATGTTATGCATAttttattcaatattttgcACATAATTCATTCTGTAGCGACCTGGGTTGTATTTTTATACCGTTAcatcattttttgcaaaagtgttttctagttattgattgaagtttatgaaattgttttttgataaatactGTAACTTTcgattgatatttggaaacttgctctgaataacttcgtgtgaacactccttttagtatgttcccaggttgttttccagcatctaTGTGATAAGAAGTCTTTACTGAAAATCCCCGCTTCTTAACGTTAACAGTTAACACtggttaattattatttatcaatgtgTCAACTTTAGCTATGTGCATCTCACATTATCAAAACATTGTTTCGCTCGCTGCATCTGCTACGATTTGCTGCGTTTTTAAtgtcgaacattttaactcccaTCGCTTTCACGTTTATtagctcgcacttctaccagcgagcagagagagagagagagagaattAGCTGAGTGAATCACCGAAACCAGCAGATGAGTTGTTTAAGCTAGTCATGGTGATCGTAACTTATTCAataaacatcttataagcagtagtattacttatgttcttggttattcgtaatattgagaaagtttACAGCacctttaataaaaaaaaatttttgtgagctatttctgttgtaatattaaaacctttcggccGACAAAAGGTTATAGTAGATAGAAAGAGTCAGATAACTCAACAGATAAAATAAAGTTGAGATACCCTTATAAATCAGAACCAGTTCTTCAATTCCATGTTTTGCAGATTAATTAAAGTTGTGGGTTTTTATTCAGTAATAGAAGTAGTGATTTAATTGTATCGCCTGGTAACTAAAGCCcgataaatttaaaaaccacCCACCTACTACAGTACCGTAATCCTATCTCGCCTATGTATTTAGTCTATTTACTGTATTTAATATCTTGATTGGTACGGTGACATCTTGCTGGGTAACAGGTTAAATACACTTATCATTGGTGTGCATTCCTGCTGTACAAACTCTGGCTAATCAACAACACCCTTCTTTAGTGTTATGGCCACCAGAAACCGGGCTGGGTTTTATTTTCCTGTCCACTGACAAACAGATTTGaagtgatttttatttatttgttgcttgaacacaccacctgctcgtctgcttacTTTtcatggatttaactaattatggGTTTAATGGCCGTGCTAGTTactaccagcaattattaaggttgttattttataggctgttttaagccttttcggatttgtcactttttcctgttcattggcgtgtgttagtaacaactagcttgatttttcattaccaccgcgcttttgataaaaaaataaaagagcAGTGGCAGTGCAAAAgtacattaaaatttttaataccttaaaatattttttaaaattaagattatttgaaaacattgAATATGTTGACGTCATAGCACCTGCTTCTCAAGCTGTTTGTGAAACTAATGTTGCACCATAACTGATCTGACATGGCCAATGCAAGTGCGTTCATTAACTTCCAACCAAAAAAGTGCTTCACCATATGTACGAATACCATTTGTCATTTATCaaaaatcataattttgtAGTGCTAGCCCGCTATTTTATTAGAgttgtgttgtttttgtgtatattatgttttaaaatatgtttataataCTGTAAAATCACCTAACTAAATGCAcggtttcaaaaaactttcaattcaGTTTACAAGTCCAAGCGAACCTGTATATTTTGGAGGCACCTTTAGAGAAGTCCTTCCATGATGTTGCTGGGTTTCTACCAAATCTTTTGCCATTAATTGTGTGGAGCaaaagttacgatgctaactgttatagttgTTGCActataaaacacatgctcacaaaCACTTAACAAGCatgaaaaagtggcaaagcccaaggaTTAAAACATGCCATTGCCAGATAGCAATAATACaaaattgtgctataagatgaTAGGtaagcatggccaccaaacccaccaAAACCTCATAGATCAAGAGTTAATATATAGAGAAACTTTGAGAATGATAGTTGTACGACTTTGTAATTTTGGGGATAATAATTTGTTCGATAAAAGCATTCCACTGATCCCTAGAGGTTTTTGTTTCGGTAACAAACTTCACTTCAAAGAAACACatgacatttaaaaaaaaaaaattgcatatgACTCAGAACTAATAGAGTACTTCTGTGTAGACAAGAAGTTGTTTTCGATGGCCGTTGTGGAAAGGTCATTGCAGTCAGTTGAATGTACAAGAGACATAGTAATCAATCGTAGGAGGGTGTGGTGGCATGTTTCcttgaaaaatttttggtttACAAGGTCTAGAATGCCGTATTGGACTATTGACcaagaatgaaaaaagtttgcttttctTTAAAGAAAGCTGATTGCCTGGGGAttagtttgcttaaatttgCAACTTCTTTGCATCATTCATTTTGCACAGATTGGCTAGATcgctttaaatattttaggtTATATgacatttaaattttcaaataaagttATGTGTCACAACATTTTATGCCAATAtctatatcatatatataatatGACTTATATTTGATACCTTAACAATTACATTACAGTCAGAATGATCTTAGTCACCCTAGTTTTCATTGTTATGTATACCCAGTAAtgacaacttttttatttaataagcAAGAAACAGTTGTGTAGGATGCTTTGGTCTCTGGCCAGTGGAAATTGATGAAAAAAGGTTGTTTGACAAATATGATAAGAACAGCATTTTCTTTGTAATTGTTAATTATTTTGCATCTAGCATTTTGTACAGAACTTTGTGAGTTGCCGATTAGGGCCATCGCAACAAAACAAGTGCTGATTAATAGCcgcatttttgcaaactttccagtctgACAGTACCGATTGTTTTGCAGGGTGGCTATGCTTATATTTAATACAGTAAATTAATGTGGCAAAATCATTTACTAAAGGACTGAAGATTGTATTTTgtgacaaaaattgtgttccaTCAGAAAAGATTTCAAGAATGAATTCCCCATACAATAATGCTCCACCACCAACTCAGCAAACCCTTCAGACATTAGGAAAGGGTCGTGGAACAAGAAAACGTAAAAAGCAGCAAGATAATAGTAGTGCAAGCAACAACAAGCGTAGTAAAGTTGAAGTTCCCTACAGTCAAGTATTTACTTTCTGCAAAATTGTACTATGAATGCTTGTTTGAGTTGCTTGTGAAACTTGGAATAATGGTGTATCGTATTTCTTGGATTATACAGTTTATATATCAGTGCTTTTGAATGTAAGCTGCACAAAAGGACTCAAAACAAATTGAAGTCGCACCAAGTATTATTATAGAAAATAAAGTGTCAATATCCATTTTCCACCAAGCAACCAATTGTCCAgaatatatataattgatagGTTTGGGGAAGACAGGACATTAAAATATCAGTAATTAGTTTTGAATTTCTGGGGATATTAGAAGTAGGcattttataataaacttCTTGACTGCCATTTAAGATTTACTTCAGTAATAAACAATGCAGTACCATTTTATCTGGTAAGTATGGTTAAACAaggatttttaaaaatctttttagcGCCTTCCGGCCCATGGATTTCCATTGGAACATCCTTTTAATAAAGATGGGTATCGATATATATTGGCAGAGCCTGATCCACATATTCCAGACACTGATCCTGATTCAGATCTACCAGGAAAACCAATCCCTGGAAAGCAATACAGGAGATGGTTGCACAATAAAGTTCTTCTGACCCTTCATGACAGGTTTAGCGTTTGAAACCATATTTTATGTTGTAAAATTAACCATAATACTGTACTTCATTGTGTCAAAACAagtaacttttaattttttcgtaTCAGAGCACCACAGCTGAAGGTTTCAGATGACAGATTATCGGTAACTGGTGAAAAAGGGTACTCTATGGTTCGTGCTTCACATTCTGTTCATGAAGGTGCATGGTATTATGAAGTAACAATTGCCGACATGCCAGAGGGTTCGGCCACAAGGATTGGCTGGTCTCAGAAATTAGGAAATCTACAAGCTCCTTTGGGTTATGATAAATTTAGCTACTCATGGAGAAGTCGCAAAGGAACAAGGTGTGTAAGAACAACAGTTAGTTTTCTTTGGGCTTTTCAAAAACCACAGTTCTTGTATTTGGATCAGATTTCATAAGAGCAGGGGAAAGCACTACAGTGATGGATATGGGAAAGGTGATGTACTGGGATTTTATATCTATCTTCCTCCAAGTTCACAGTCTGAAAGACTAGTGGACACCTGCAAAGATAATGCTCTGATTAAGTTTAAGagctttttgtattttgaagaaaaggtttgtcaacTTATGCGGCATTTGCATCGGATAATGTAAAAAATGCTGATTGTTTTACTGAACCAATCATTGTTACCACCCAACACAAATTTATAAATGTGTTGTATTTATGGTTTTGTCATTAAAAATTATGTGTTTTTGCAGGATGAAGTAGAAGCAGTTGAAAAATCTTTGAAGCCCATGCTTGGAAGTTACATGGAGTTTTTAAAGAATGGTGTTTCTCAGGGAAAGACTTGGGAAAATGAGATTTATAATGGGACTTACTTTCCTTGTATATCACTGTACAAAACTGCCACTGTCAGTGTTAACTTTGGCCCAGATTTTAAGTTTAAGCCAACAGACACCGCTGTATGCAAGCCAATGCAAGACAGGGCTTATAATGCAATGATAGAAAGTTGCATGGCAGATTTGGTGTATGCTGTTGAACTTGAGGTGGATGGGGAAAAGTGACTGTTGAACCACAACCATATTTCAATAACAAATACGATGAAGTTGAAATGATACTGGTTATGCGAATGGTGGCAATTTCATTCAACTGATCAATAACCAATTGATGATATGATAATTACAAAAGAACATGTTCATCATGTTAACATTGCTGTTTAAACTTCATGTATTAGCCTAATTAAGACTTCTATATGCCTATTTGAAACCTTTTGTTTATAAAGATTCCGTTTCCATTTATGTTTGCCTTTGAATAAACCAACTGCCAACACAAGTATTTACAGCAATTAAATGgagaaaagtaaaatattttattgaaagaaATGTTAATAGTAATGAGAGTGCTACAATTACGTGAGCAGCAAATACATAAGTAACGGTAACACtaaattgtcaatttggtCTGTATATGCCTCTGCAAGTGATGTTAGACAAATggcaaaaataattgaaactaTGCTATTAATATTAATGAAATTAACATAGTGTATACCTAAAACAATAAGAAATTGAACAAGCATGGAACTAATGGTTCCCTCCACAGTTTTCCCACTTCCAGTGAAACGTATTGCACCATACTTCGATCCAACAACAGATGCAACTGCATCTCCTACTCCAACTGACAAAATTCCACTGTAACCTTCTTTTGGGATTgcttttgtcttattttcaaGGAGGCTTGGATATTTCATGCAACACAACCACACTGGATATGACAAGCCAAGGAGCAAGTAAATGGGTGTTAAAATGAATGTTCCAGTGTCTTGCTTACTTGTAAATAATCTCAAATATTTGTCTAATACTTCTCCTAAAGGTTTGATCTTGAAAGCATGTACAACACCCAAAAGGCCAAACAAACTGCATGCAATAACTGAACACAAATAAAGTAATGGGGTGTCACAAATCAATCCTGGTATGTACacaagcaaaataaatatgtGAAACACTTTTCTTTCACTAGTTGAAGCACTGTCCAACGAATGTCTTTGTGATACAAATCCCACAGAGGCACACACTAAAGATGCCCAATATAATAGCAAAGAAAATCTATGGAAACTCTTTTGCATCATAAACTTTAATGCTTCTAGTACTATCATTGCCAACCAATCATTATACACAGCtgtaattataaataaaaatccGACACTATAAAATATTGATTCTTTTGATAGCGATGGCAGAAGTAGAAAGAAAAGTATAGAAAAcgttacaaaaaataacacagtATTGGCTAATGACATAGAAACATCAACAATGTTTACAGCGGAGGTCATAAACAATACTAGTTCATAGTCATATATGCTTGTAAGCATTTGGCAAACAAGAAAACCTTCACCGAGAGTGAAACTGCCGGGTATAGCATAGAAGCATATTgcaaagaaaatacaaaatgcaCATATCTTAAAGATTAACTGCGAGTACAAtatgtttgtattaaaaatgcaataagttGTTAATCcaacaacaaataattttaaaactaatttaagcacaatattaaaatttgataTAACAATGACAAAGCAAAGGGAAATAAGAGAACAAATGATGGAGTTCATGACATCATCTAACGTAAATGAGCTGAGACTCAAAACCATGGGGTAAACAACACAACCATATTGGAAGACAAACTGACTACCAGGGCGAAACCTTTTTGtccatttttttggaaaatctgCCGGCAAAACTTGTAAAATGCAGCAAAAGATAcaaattgttataaaaattacaTCCAAATACAATAGAGATGATTTTCTTGATATGGTTATAAGAATTGCACTTGTAACTAATGCATTTTCCATTTGGAACAGTTAGTTAGATAATAACCCTATACAATTGTACAAATGTTTGCGAAAACTTctgtaaaaaatgtaaatatacatctttaattttatctaataatttcaaaacatttctgtttattaacttaaattcccaaaggtatatatatatatataattttcaaaatatatataatgtaGTTAACATAATAGTAACAATTTTTGGAAAAGGTAGCAAAAACTTTCTTAAGGATAAGCTAAGTAACAAATAATCATGATTGTGCACCGATATggatttatttcttttgtccCTAGACAATCATCTAAAATGAATGCAGAAAATGTTATCTTAAATCATATTTATCATGTACTTTAGTGGtatcaaattataatttttccTCCGATTGGAGAAATGCTTTGCATGGCTTAGCATGACATTACTTGATGATAACTGCACACCACTTTAAACTGTCATACTGTGTAGAAGTTTAGTAATTACCTATCCAATCAATACACAGCAGACTGAAAAGTAGATTACGACAGCAAAAAATTGTGCTTGGAGATGCCAAACAATTGGCTCAGAAGGTTGCAAGGTTTTGTAAGTCAGTGGGTCCCAAAGGGTAAAAAATGAGTCACACAAAGGCGATGCAAACCTGATGTGTGTCATGGTGGAGGACAGTTAACTGAAGAAACCAGTTAGTTTCAATGATCCGTGTATGGAACGGGTGAGATAGAAGAATGAGCAAAAATGTTGATAGTCATTGTTTTCTGAAGGTAACAATTACAGTAACAATAATACCACAACAAAAATCATATAATTACAATAACAATTACTGCAACAATGAATAACAACGTTGACCAGTATGCTGAATCAGCCTTTTTGGCCAGTATCTGAGAGTGAGATAACCATTACAGTGGTGTTCAATACTCACCTGGTTTCTGGGTATTAATTACAACCATCTTGACTATAGACACTGAATCAAATATCTACTATCCGGCTTAGTGGCTTGCACATaagttctgtccaagtcattaagtgccAAATTACACCCCTA contains the following coding sequences:
- the LOC143448815 gene encoding DNA-directed RNA polymerases I, II, and III subunit RPABC5, whose product is MIIPVRCFTCGKVVGNKWDAYLGLLQAEYTEGDALDALGLKRYCCRRMLLAHVDLIEKLLNYAPLEK
- the LOC143449483 gene encoding set1/Ash2 histone methyltransferase complex subunit ASH2-like, which produces MNSPYNNAPPPTQQTLQTLGKGRGTRKRKKQQDNSSASNNKRSKVEVPYSQRLPAHGFPLEHPFNKDGYRYILAEPDPHIPDTDPDSDLPGKPIPGKQYRRWLHNKVLLTLHDRAPQLKVSDDRLSVTGEKGYSMVRASHSVHEGAWYYEVTIADMPEGSATRIGWSQKLGNLQAPLGYDKFSYSWRSRKGTRFHKSRGKHYSDGYGKGDVLGFYIYLPPSSQSERLVDTCKDNALIKFKSFLYFEEKDEVEAVEKSLKPMLGSYMEFLKNGVSQGKTWENEIYNGTYFPCISLYKTATVSVNFGPDFKFKPTDTAVCKPMQDRAYNAMIESCMADLVYAVELEVDGEK
- the LOC143449482 gene encoding dolichol kinase-like, with the protein product MENALVTSAILITISRKSSLLYLDVIFITICIFCCILQVLPADFPKKWTKRFRPGSQFVFQYGCVVYPMVLSLSSFTLDDVMNSIICSLISLCFVIVISNFNIVLKLVLKLFVVGLTTYCIFNTNILYSQLIFKICAFCIFFAICFYAIPGSFTLGEGFLVCQMLTSIYDYELVLFMTSAVNIVDVSMSLANTVLFFVTFSILFFLLLPSLSKESIFYSVGFLFIITAVYNDWLAMIVLEALKFMMQKSFHRFSLLLYWASLVCASVGFVSQRHSLDSASTSERKVFHIFILLVYIPGLICDTPLLYLCSVIACSLFGLLGVVHAFKIKPLGEVLDKYLRLFTSKQDTGTFILTPIYLLLGLSYPVWLCCMKYPSLLENKTKAIPKEGYSGILSVGVGDAVASVVGSKYGAIRFTGSGKTVEGTISSMLVQFLIVLGIHYVNFININSIVSIIFAICLTSLAEAYTDQIDNLVLPLLMYLLLT